The genomic DNA AAAGTAGACAGGACTACAAGTGTCAGTCAGTTGCGAGGAAGCAATGCATATTATCATCAATTGGAATGATTATATTGAGAGAATCAGTTGAAACCAAAAGTCATGGACTACTagcagaaataaaagaaaaaacatattACCTGCTACAAATGCTTTCTGGAGCTGTCCGCTTAAGCCTGTGGCCCAAGGTTTGACCATGGTACCTTTGTCCCGCCTGTAGAAGTATATGCCAAGTATGATCAAGAACAATAACGCAGATCCCCCAACAGAGGCACCGATGAGCAGCACTGTTTTCGCTTTAGGGGCCTGAGATGGCGGAGGGGATGAGGCCAGGGCTGGGGCTGGGGCTGGGGATGGGGATGGGGATGGGGATGGGGATGGGGATGGGGATGGGGATGGGGACGGGGACGCGGACGCGGACGCGGACGCTACTGGCGGCTTTTGCTCACGATTTCGTGGAGAACTGGTGTGGTTTGCTGATTTGTCTGGTGAAGTGGAACTATGAGGGGATGTCCCAGAAAGCGCTCTCTCATGAATGAAATGCTGACCTTGAATATCATCTGCATTCCTGTACTTGGGACAAAAAAGGAATTTAAGAATCAATCAGCCAACagcttaaaaaataaaatgggctACTCAAAAATTGTGTACTGATGTAGCAACACAGTCGTGCAGAAAGTTCATTTAAGATAGATGGCTCTGATTAAGATTTAATTAGATGCCCAGCATGGAGAAAACCTCCAGACTCCCATTCACAGGTTGGCAATTATGCAAAAAAGGAAATACAATATATGCACTAACAAAGTTTTGCAGACTCTAAGGCACTTAAGTATCATTCTCAGGACCTGCTTGTTCATCCTACTTTTAGTTCTTTAAAGATGCTGACGAAACAAAGTATCTTATCCTTCCAAAGGTCAGTGCCAAGGGATCTAAATTCAAATACATATTGCGCAATTAGTCTAATTTTGCAATGCAAACCTTTCTAGAGAAGCAGATAACAGGCTCTCATCAACTTGAGCTTCGGAAATAATCTTGAACTCGTAGACTTCAGGTGACAGTGCAGTTAGTAGCCCATTGTTGTCAAGTAAGCTGCACAACCGACAAGAAACCAAGCTCATATATTGTACGACATTGAGTGGATCTAAAGCTTAAAATGACTTTCTAGTATTTTGCTGACTTACAGGATTGCTAGAGAGAGATTATTCCCAAGCTTATAGGGCAGTGGCCCACTGAAATTATTGTATCCTAGATCCAACACCTCCAGCTCCTTGAGCTCTCCGATCTCTTCAGGAATGGACCCAGAGAAAGTATTGTTGCGTAAGATACTGCAAGCAAACCAACAAGACAATTTAGAGGGACATGAATACAATGAAACAAAAGCTAGAAGATTTGCTGTTGAACGAACTAACTAACAGGAACTTACATGGACTTAATATGAGCGAGGTTCCCAATCTCCGGTGCCAGAGTTCCTCCAAGACAGAGATCTTTCAAGTTGCTGCAGGCATAAGACGCGAGTTAAACATCGAAAAACTGGTAATTTGATATTACTGCATCCAATTCATGTCTGATGCCACATGGATATGCAACTTTGCGAGTAAATCTTCACACAGGTTTTCACATGACACTGCACGCTCTGCTGTTTAGAGCTTGCAAAATGTAAATCATTACTGACGCTGCTTTCTTCTTTCTATAAAAAGTTCTTCCATACATGAAAAGTCAAATTCCAGACCAAGATCGAAGATATCATCTGTACCACCCAATTTACCATACATAATTGAAAAGTAGAAATCAAAAGCAGTTCTTTCTCCAATCAAGAACAATCTATCGATCATCTGACAGAAGACTTAATTGCATCAACTACGCGTAAGATTGAGCGGCCAACTTACAGGACAACAACTTTTCCGTCAGAGCACTCCACCCCGAGCCATGAGCATGGATCAATTTCTCCATCATATTCATGCCAACCTCTCAAAGCTCCAAAAGGGTCACTCTCTATCCTGTCCCTCAGCCTCAAGAGAGCCAAACCTGCAACACATCCCATGGACCACAAGGAAGGATACTTTCTTTCAGTaaacataaaaaagaacaGCAAACGTCAAGAGACTTATTTGCAGACTTCCAAGCAACAATCCCCTTTCACTGGGTTCAAACTTTCCCGATTCCAGAAGTCATAGAACAAGCAATAGATACACCAAGAAGAACGTTCAAAGGTCTCACCTTCTTCATTCAGACACCAACACGAGCTCGGATTCTGATGAGCCATCACAAAGATGAGCATCAACAGCAGAACCCCACCACGATCCTTCAATCTACCGATTTTGCAGCTCTTCTCCATTCTTGCAGCGACCCCAATTGACCCAAAAGACTCCCGCAGAGGCTGAACCTCTTTTCCCAGCTGAGCCGAACTACCACGCCCGAAATCAAGCTGAAAGCTTTCCCCCACCGGATTGAATCAGAAGGAAGAAACAAGAAATGAAGGAACAGGGCATGTGAGCAAGGATTAAGCCCCCGTGTGGAGAAGTAGAATAGAAATCAAGGAACCAGTATTATGGGCTGTGGCGTTTGGTTGCAGACTAATGTAGACTGAACCTCTGATATTGTTTGAAAACGCGTAAGCTGAGCTGAATATTACtgcattttgttttctttaatgtttttttaatatttcaaaagcctttttttttttttgtggattGACTTAGACTAGAATTGTATTTTACGTAAAGCCTTTGATTGGGTCTCGAAAGCTGATGGTTTTATCTTCAAAGCGAAAAATTGCAAGAAAAAATGAacataaataatgaaaaaaaaaggagacttttttttctctggaaaatacatgaaaatgaaacaaaaggGAAATTTAAAAAGTGTCAGATTTGCATGCTGTCCGATGGAATGGGACGCGCAATCTCTGAGGGGCTCTTTGTCGGACGGGACCGACGATTTCGTCGAAGCAATTACACTGATAATGAAAGGATATACTAGTTATGTActtgattattaatttaatataataaataagaaaccAAACCTCCTAGAAAATCAgttgaaattattaatcatttttctttttcttttttggatttCCGGTCATCCGCTGCTATTCAATGACGGTATTTCCTTCCAAATGTGCATGAGGCGAAATATTTATGTTGTTTGTGGCTcgaattttatgtttttaatcAGACATATAAGACCTGATTAAAATTTTGTAAGACTCaatttgtgaatttttttaatgaaatatgtgacaaaaaaaagaattagttCGGGCAGTGTAGAATCGAAGTCGCCGGATTAAAAGACCACATATGTCGCGTGTACATCTCTATTCTCTGTTCTCCATATTCATTGTTTATGAGTCGGACTTCTTCGATCTGGTTTCCAGCAATTAGTGTATGTCTCGGGACGATTACTAATCTCCGATTTAATTGTTACACTAAGTACATGTGGGGGACTGCAATTCTGTCTTTAGAATTTGttagagaaaataaatggaatAAAAGATCGGACATGTGTCTCATTAAAGAAAATCTTGAATGAtctatttacaaaaaaaaaaattgataaatttattttacaataatatagggagaaaaaaatcagtaaaataatttaaattactaataattataaaaataaatcgaGTGATTAATAAACATTATCTTATATATTGCAATTTAATTAgtgttttttttcatttcaccTGACAAAGTAGGATTACAAAAATATCTCATTGTGTTGAGTGCGTGTCTTAAATCAAATTTAGCTTTATCTGTTTTGTTTTTACAGTACTTATTTATGTAAgttaattttttcacattttctaATTAATAGGATTctcagaatatatatatatatatatatatgtttattatcGGTATCTTGCAAGGACTGGACATGAATTATTTGGTAAAATCCACgggaaaattaaatatatttcgTTAAGCAAATGCACCAAAATCCAAAAACACTAGGCCCTCCTCCTTGTCCCCTTGAACTTGTTGGTATTCTCCGTATAACTTTTTGATTAATCACTCTCGgtaccatttattttttttcagctaTTTAAATGTGATGTGAACAATTTCACAACtcctatttataattttatggCATAATAAAAATCATGCTGATATCAAGAACAACGAGAAATTTAACAATTATTTGAATCACGGTAGTTGAGACTAATAATAAATAGAGATACGagttttttcttataatatagatatttatttttttctccgaCTTATTAGATCATAAAGCTAACATAGTTAATTCATCGAaatatgtcttgatccattCAAGCCCTCTTGAGCCAGCTTTAATAAATTGTGTTGGTCACCAAAGATGGCTGCTATTATATATCATGAGATGATTctgttataattttttttcctagtaTAAGTATAAATTGGTGTTCTATAAATCAATATTCACGTGCAGCCACTTGATTGTATCAGCCAattcttattttcttattatctTATTTACCCTTTTCCCCTTAATTAGCTAGTtaatttctttcctttttttctgttttttcccCTTAGAACTAATTAATTCCCATTTGCTGAATCTTATAATTCGCAGAGGATGACATGTTTGTTTACATTCCGTGATGGATACGTATTATAGCCTGGAGTAGGTCCAATATTTCAATCTCGCTACGACCTAACAAGCTCTATATATCTTTTATAGTCGAAAAAAATTCAACCTCACAAAATTACGTGATGAATCTCATATGCATAATTAAGTAGACCTAGCCCGAACAAACAAGAAAGGGTCATTAAGATAAATTACTCCCGTGTGAATTGGTCGATGAAAAGCAAACCAAAATTAACTACACACTATCCATTGTAAAATAATGACATCTTTGTAATATGGATCCTGCGTCCTTCTTCTTcgactttctttcttttcttttctttttttacttttacatCTTCTTCGATACTAATCTAATCACGAGAGGATTTGGTCTGTTTCAGAGCTAATTACATATGCAGCAATTAGCTCCTAAGGAAGTTTACCCACCAGGGCCACCACCACATCATTATGTCTATGTCTTGACTTCTAGAAtatttatctatctatttaATCGCCTGCAGTTCAATTATCTATCTATTTTTCTGTTTagctatttatatatatatatatatatatatatgttcctttaatttttttttagcatTTTACCTGCAGGGATGGCTTGAAAAAGTACGTACGATGAATAAGATGAAAATCTACTTCTTCTGAAAATTAATCAGCCTCTCTTCGTTGATTATCATGCCAATAAGATTGTacatatattaaaagaaatttcaaGTTAATGgagaaatataattaaataaataaattgaaataatttgtGTTCGTTTGTCGACTTTAATTCGGTGGCCGTGACATGGACTTCGAAAGCTGCATGCATTACATAGTCTCTGCACCAGCCAACAACCAGGACGAGGCCGGGTGGCTCTGGACCAATTATATTGTAGTCGGTTtaactttaaattttaaaaaaagcaaaaaggagAAGGGAGAGAAGGAAGGGCACCGGGAATGGAGAGTGAAGACGACGGGGAGATAGAGGACTCCGGCTTTTTGATCTCGATGGCGGTGACGTCCGGCGTGCCCGATCGGAGCCAGCTGCGCCGGCAACAGGGATTGCGATTAGGGTTTCGGGCAGAGGCTGGGAGAGAGGGAGTAAGAAATcggaaaattaatttctctcTTATGAGGACGGTAGTCCTGGTGGAGTTTGATCGGCATGTatgtaaaagataaattataaCATAAAACATTGGTTCTTGACTTTTTTTTGACGTGATTATATGGTttgcttttatttttgaaGTATAAGGGTGTCTAAGTAAGTACTTGATTAATTCCACGGTACACGTGAACACTCTACAATCCCACATGATATGCTAATTCGGCTACAAATCGTGGAGGTTACCTAATAGGGGTATTcctttgcatgattttttcTAACTTAAACCTAAAACTTCGGTAAAAACTCACTATTTAAGTATCACACCAACCCTATTCGATGGATTTCgttcaatttatttaaatagcacgataattttgtattttttttaacatataGCATAATGTCACATTTCATTCATAAATGTGACGAAAAGTTGACATAACACTCCGCTTATACTGGAGATGGCTAACCGCGGATGCCATGTCTATCAAGAGAATTACACCAGATAACATGTTTGTACCCGTTTTGCATGTTCCAGCAGaagttttgaaaaatgaaCATAACCTATCACGATTTTATCTTCCACGTATGCAAGGGTGTCAAAAAAATGATCCCCTGTCAGCTTTGCATCACATTTTTAACGAAAAGTTAAAATTGTGTTATATAGTGTTATCTAGTGAAACTGAAGCAATATATTCctatttgtttaaaaaaattgtatcaCATGGAATAATTCTATTTTGTATTCACCATTATATTGGAAGTCCAAAAAACTTCACCTAATCAGTT from Punica granatum isolate Tunisia-2019 chromosome 2, ASM765513v2, whole genome shotgun sequence includes the following:
- the LOC116194948 gene encoding inactive receptor-like serine/threonine-protein kinase At2g40270; protein product: MEKSCKIGRLKDRGGVLLLMLIFVMAHQNPSSCWCLNEEGLALLRLRDRIESDPFGALRGWHEYDGEIDPCSWLGVECSDGKVVVLNLKDLCLGGTLAPEIGNLAHIKSIILRNNTFSGSIPEEIGELKELEVLDLGYNNFSGPLPYKLGNNLSLAILLLDNNGLLTALSPEVYEFKIISEAQVDESLLSASLERNADDIQGQHFIHERALSGTSPHSSTSPDKSANHTSSPRNREQKPPVASASASASPSPSPSPSPSPSPSPSPSPAPAPALASSPPPSQAPKAKTVLLIGASVGGSALLFLIILGIYFYRRDKGTMVKPWATGLSGQLQKAFVAGVPKLKRLELEIACEDFSNVVGTSSMGTIYKGTLSSGVEIAVASVAAKSANDWSKNLEAQFRKKIDVLSKVNHKNFVNLIGYCQEQEPFTRMMVFEYAPNGTLFEHLHIKEAEHVDWGTRVRIAMGMAYCLEYMHQLSPPIPHKNLTSSAVALTEDYAAKICDFNFWNQMAASEIESFGIELVENSSAGPQRNVYAFGVILFEMVTGRLPYSVDNGSIEDWASDYVRGDRPLAEMVDPTLRSFDVDQVGKISEIIRSCVHPDPKHRPSMREVSLRLRDVTGIPPDGAIPKISPLWWAELEILPTDGT